CACCTCGTAACCATTGTTGACGAGGTGCGAATTTTTAAACAATTATGAACAAATTTAACGCGGCACTTTTCCGATAAAAAAGAGGATGCCCCATGGACACCCTCTTTTGCTTTTATTTAGTCGATGGATACGATCTTCACGCTCATTTCGCCGCCAGGTGTCATGATCGATACCTTGTCGCCGACCCTTTTCCCTATCAGGCTTTTCGCGATCGGGGAATCATTGGAGATTTTCCCTTCGAATGGGTCCGCTTCAACGCTTCCTACGATGGAATATGTTTCTTCGTCACCATTTGGAAGTTCCACGAATGTTACCGACTTCCCTAGTGAAACTGTATCTGTATTCGAATCATTGCCTTCAATGATTTTTGCATTACGGATCATGTTTTCGATTGTTGTAATGCGTCCTTCAACGAAAGCCTGCTCTTCTTTTGCGGAATCGTACTCTGAGTTCTCGGAAAGGTCCCCAAAACTGCGGGCGATTTTGATTCTTTCCACCACTTCTTTACGTTTAACCGTTTTTAACTGTTCCAGTTCCTGTTCAAGCTTTAACTTACCTTCTTTAGTCATTGGATATTCTTTTTCAATTGCCAAAACCCTTCACTCCTTCAAATTCTTTACAGCAAGCTTTCGCTGTGACAAGTTTATGTACTATATAGTGCTTAACCCTGAAATCGAGTCAAAATATATAATTGCGCGACTTAAAAAGTACACGCTTCGATACTAAGAAACAATCCGTTCCTTAGTATATAAACCGACTGCGGTGAGCAGCCGGTTCGTTCTGTATCAAGAATAGAGTATTGCGTTTTCCAACATTTGTCCAGTCTTTCCCAATAAATAAATGGGATTATTTAAATAAACGGAGGAAAATGGCACCTATCATTATTTATGCTATGTTATTACAAAAAAGACTTTTGTTCAAGGATTGTTTGAATTTTTGTCACCATAAGGTCAATCGCCACATGGTTCTGACCGCCTTCTGGTATGATGATGTCGGCATAACGCTTCGTCGGTTCTATGAACTGATTATGCATCGGACGGACGACACTGATGTATTGCTCGATGACGGAATCTATGGAACGGCCGCGTTCTTTAATATCACGGGTCATCCGACGAAGGATCCGCAAGTCTGCGTCCGTATCAACATAAAGCTTCATATCCATCAGGTCCCGGAGGCGCTCATCCTCCAGCACAAGAATCCCTTCAAGGATGATGACATCCTGGGGCTCAACTGTGATGACTTCTTCTGAACGCGTATGGATCGAATAATCATAAACCGGTTTTTCTATCGTTTCATAACGCAGCAATGCGTTAATGTGATCGATTAGCAAATCATTATCAAATGCAAGCGGATGATCATAGTTCGTTTTCAAGCGCTCTTCAAAAGGCAGATGACTTTGATCTTTATAGTAATAGTCTTGTTCGATCATCAAGATGGAATGTCCTTGAAAGAATTCAAAAATGGAACGGGTAACACTTGTTTTACCTGATCCCGACCCTCCGGTAACTCCGATGACCACTGGTTTCTTTCTTGTCATATCAATTCTCCTTCCGCATCATATTGTTCACATGAACTCTATTATCTACTTGAATGCGGACAATTTGAAGCGGATGGCGGGCTGCCTCCAGCTCCTTACCTGACTCATCCCAGATCGTACCGATTTTTTGAGTGAAGTTTTCAATTTCCGGTCCAAAAAACTCCACTTCATCCCCAGGCTTGAAGAAATTACGTTGCTGCATGGTAACGATTTTAGTTTCCTCGTTGTAATCAAGCACTAATCCTGCAAAGTCGAAGCGAGTCTTTACGGTATGATTCCCGAACATTTGCTGTTTATACCCAGGAATTTCCCCCTCCATGAACGATGATGCCGTCTCACGGTTCGCACATTTATCAAGCTCTTCCAGCCATTCTTGTTTAATCTTGAAATTGTCAGGATCGGCACAATACGCATCAATCACTTTACGATAGACGCTGACAACTGTTGCAATATAATGAATCGATTTCATTCTTCCTTCGACTTTTAAGCTGTCTATGCCAATTTCAATCATGCCTGGCAGTGATTCAATCAGCTTCAAGTCTTTTGGACTCATTGCGAATGGAGCATCTTCTTTATCGAATAAAGCCTTTTCTCCGTCTTGATCCAACTCATATAAATCATAATCCCAACGGCAAGACTGACAGCAGCCTCCGCGGTTCGAATCACGTGCCGTCATATGGTTCGAAAGGGTGCAGCGACCAGAATAGGCAATGCACATGGCTCCATGAACGAAAGCCTCGATTTCGATATCGACCTTCTCCTTCATTTCACGGATTTCATCAGCACTCGTCTCACGTGCCAAAACAACACGCTCCAAGCCTTCTTCTTTCCAATACTGAACAGCCTTCCAGTTCGATAGCGATTGTTGCGTGCTTAAATGGATCTCGACGTTCGGAGCGACCCTTTTACATGTTTCAATGATTAATGGATCGGCGACGATGATACCATGAACCCCAGCCTCCTGAAGACCTTCCAGGTATTCATCCAGACCATCGATATTTTCATTATGTGCGAAGATATTTGTAGTTACATATACTTTAGCACCATACTTATTAGCGAATTCGACGCCTTCCTTCATTTCCTCAAACGTGAAGTTGCCGGCATTGGAACGAAGACCATATTCCTGACCGCCAATGAACACGGCATCCGCGCCGTAATGGACGGCAATTTTTAATTTTTCAAGGTTGCCGGCCGGAGCTAGCAATTCCGGTTTTTTTACAATGACTCTCTTTCCATCAACGATCTTGGAAATTTTATCAGCAATAGCATTCAAGGCTATTCCTCCTCTTTCTCTTACCC
The DNA window shown above is from Peribacillus sp. FSL P2-0133 and carries:
- the greA gene encoding transcription elongation factor GreA, with amino-acid sequence MAIEKEYPMTKEGKLKLEQELEQLKTVKRKEVVERIKIARSFGDLSENSEYDSAKEEQAFVEGRITTIENMIRNAKIIEGNDSNTDTVSLGKSVTFVELPNGDEETYSIVGSVEADPFEGKISNDSPIAKSLIGKRVGDKVSIMTPGGEMSVKIVSID
- the udk gene encoding uridine kinase: MTRKKPVVIGVTGGSGSGKTSVTRSIFEFFQGHSILMIEQDYYYKDQSHLPFEERLKTNYDHPLAFDNDLLIDHINALLRYETIEKPVYDYSIHTRSEEVITVEPQDVIILEGILVLEDERLRDLMDMKLYVDTDADLRILRRMTRDIKERGRSIDSVIEQYISVVRPMHNQFIEPTKRYADIIIPEGGQNHVAIDLMVTKIQTILEQKSFL
- a CDS encoding U32 family peptidase codes for the protein MNAIADKISKIVDGKRVIVKKPELLAPAGNLEKLKIAVHYGADAVFIGGQEYGLRSNAGNFTFEEMKEGVEFANKYGAKVYVTTNIFAHNENIDGLDEYLEGLQEAGVHGIIVADPLIIETCKRVAPNVEIHLSTQQSLSNWKAVQYWKEEGLERVVLARETSADEIREMKEKVDIEIEAFVHGAMCIAYSGRCTLSNHMTARDSNRGGCCQSCRWDYDLYELDQDGEKALFDKEDAPFAMSPKDLKLIESLPGMIEIGIDSLKVEGRMKSIHYIATVVSVYRKVIDAYCADPDNFKIKQEWLEELDKCANRETASSFMEGEIPGYKQQMFGNHTVKTRFDFAGLVLDYNEETKIVTMQQRNFFKPGDEVEFFGPEIENFTQKIGTIWDESGKELEAARHPLQIVRIQVDNRVHVNNMMRKEN